TTCTCTTCCAAGATCTGGTTTGGCGAGAAACGCCTCATCCTCGGCACCTACGACACCGCAGAGGAGGCGGACGCCGCGTGGCGTCTCCTGAGGCTTTGCCGGGAGATGAATTTTCCCGACGTGTCGAGCCAGCGGGCGCAGGATCTCGTGCCTCTCCCGCCGCTTTTCACCAACGACGATCGTCGTGTCCACCGGAGACGGCAGCGTCGCCTTGCCATCGTCGAGATGGACGTGGAAACCATGGTGGTGTGGTGCGAACGCTTCCCGCGGGACATCGTCGACGAGCGCCAGTTCTACAAGTAAAGAAGGACGGAGAGGGATGCGAGGAGGatggagcgagccgcctatcggaAGGACAAGCGGAAACAGGCCGCTCAATTGAAACTGAAG
This genomic window from Aegilops tauschii subsp. strangulata cultivar AL8/78 chromosome 4, Aet v6.0, whole genome shotgun sequence contains:
- the LOC109744284 gene encoding uncharacterized protein; protein product: MRRLGASDFRGVRERRSGAFSSKIWFGEKRLILGTYDTAEEADAAWRLLRLCREMNFPDVSSQRAQDLVPLPPLFTNDDRRVHRRRQRRLAIVEMDVETMVVWCERFPRDIVDERQFYK